The nucleotide window TGGTGTCACCACTGGTGCTCAGCGTGGTCAGGATGCCGCCGTAGAAGGGAGCGCCATCGGTGGTGGAGAGGATGCCGTCGCCGTTTTCGTCACCATCAGGGGTGGGGCAAGTGCCCTGTGCGCCACCGTGGATGTGCTGAACGTGCGGGTACGGAGCGTCCATGAAGGTCTCGGCGAGACCGGACACCTGCAGGCTGACCGTTGCCTGCTTGTCATCGATGGTCACCGAGATGTTGCCGGTGCCGGTCGTGCCGTTGAGCTGGGTCAGCTGGGACGTGTAGGTTCCATCGGCGTGGGCAGCCATGGCGGGTGTGCCGCCCATTGCCAGCAAACCCATAGCGAGGGTGGGGACTGCGAAAAGAGCTTTCTTGTTCATGATTCCTCCATGGAGCGAATGGGACGCGCACCTTTTGGGGCACGCACATCCCTAGTTCGGCGTGGGTTGCATCACGGATGGGTGTGATCTGAATTATTTTTCTGCCCGGATGGTCAAGGCATGAGGACCGCCTTTTCGCCGGTGGTGGAAGCAGCCATGACCATGACGACGGTTTGCGACAATGGAGGCATGCAACCACTGGGAACTTCTGGAAAAACCGCGGGCAAGGGATTGAGTCTGCGCATGGGCGGCGTGGGGATGGCCATCATGTTGGTGGTGTTCCTGGTGGCGGTGGTCTTCGCGGCTAACGAGAACGACGTCGTCGGCTGGCTTGTGGTGATCATCTCCCTTGGGTGGCTGCTGGTTTTCAGCTTCGTGGTCTTCACGGTGCGCTCTGCCGCACGGAAGGCAAGCGCCCGGATCGACGAGTTCAACAGGGCCGCCGGCGGCGGCATGGGCGGCAGGGGCCCAACCGGAACCAGCTCCGCCATGCGGGACCAGAAGCTGGATCACAGCTTCAAGATCGTCCAGGTCCAGGCACGCGTGATCCGTGATCATCTCGGCAAGGACCAGGGCATGGTTGACCGTGCGCTGGAAACCATCGAGATCACCTCCCACAATGCCCGCAGCATGATGAAAAACGACGACGACGGCCCGGTCGAGGGCACTGTCGTCGACTAGCGGCACGGTAAGGTTGATCGGGTGAGTTCGGCACATTCCCTGATAAGCAGCAAGCACCCCGACGTCCTCCGTATCGCCACCGTGAACGTGAACGGAATCCGTGCAGCATACCGGCGGGGAATGCAGGAGTGGCTCGAGGACAGGGACATCGACATCCTGTGCCTGCAGGAGGTGCGTGCGCCGGACAAGGTGGTACGGGATCTCCTGGGCGATTCATGGCACATCCTGCACGCTGAGGCCGCGGCCAAGGGCCGTGCCGGCGTCGCCGTAGCGTCCCGACTGGAGCCCACCGAAACCCGCGAGCACATTGGTGATGAGTACTTCGCCACCGCGGGCCGCTGGGTGGAAGCAGACTTCCAGCTGAACGGCAGCACGCTCAGCGTTGTCAGCGCCTACGTGCACTCGGGGGAGGCGGATTCACCGCAGCAGCAGGACAAGTACCGGTTCCTCGACCTGATGTCTGAGCGCCTTGGCGAACTGCGCCGCACCCGGGACCACGCCCTGGTGGTTGGAGACCTCAACGTCGGGCACACCACCCGTGACATCCGTAACTGGAAGGGCAACCTGAAGAAGGCGGGGTTCCTTCCGGAGGAACGGGCCTACTTCGACCACTTCTTCAGCGATGCCGTGGGCTGGGTTGATGTTCACCGCGATCTCGCCGGGGACATGGACGGCCCCTACACCTGGTGGTCCTGGCGCGGCAAGGCCTTCGACAACGACGCCGGTTGGCGCATCGACTACCACCTCGCTACCCCTGAGCTGGCAACAGCCGCCACCACCGCCGTCGTCGACCGCGCCCACTCCTGGGAAGCGCGATTCTCGGATCACGCTCCGCTCGTCGTCGACTACAAGCTCTTACAACCCCGGGATTGATATGACCTCCACCGCAACACGCCAGCGGGTACTGTCCGGTATGCAGCCCTCAGGCAGCTCCCTTCACCTGGGGAACTATCTCGGAGCCCTCGTGCAATGGGTGCAGATGCAGGACTCCTATGACGCGATCTACTTCATTCCGGACCTCCACGCCATCACGGTGCCCCAGGACCCGGCGGAGCTCGCAGAGCGCACCCGGCTGACCGCCGCGCAGTACATCGCGGGCGGCGTGGACGTGGACAAGTGCACGCTCTTCGTGCAGTCACACGTGCCGGAACACGCGCAGCTCGCGTGGGTGCTCAATTGCATCACCGGGTTCGGCGAGGCTTCCCGCATGACCCAGTTCAAGGACAAGTCGCTCAAGCAGGGCACCGACTCCACCTCGGTGGGGCTGTTCACCTATCCCGTGCTGCAGGCCGCGGACATCCTGCTGTACCAGCCGGAAGGCGTTCCCGTCGGAGAGGACCAGCGCCAGCACATTGAGTTGAGCCGGGACCTGGCACAGCGGTTCAATACGCGCTTCGGTGAGACGTTCGTAGTGCCCAGGCCGTTCATCCAGAAGGAATCGGCCAAAATCTACGATCTTCAGAACCCCACCGCCAAAATGTCCAAGTCGGCAAGCTCTGCGGCGGGCCTGATCAACATCATGGATGAACCGAAAGTCACTGCCAAGCGCATCAAGTCTGCCGTGACGGATGACGGCACCGAGATCCGCTTCGACCGCGAGGAGAAACCGGGCGTTTCCAATCTGCTGTCCATCTACTCACTCATGACCGGGAAGAGCATGGAAGACGTCGTCGGTCACTTCGAGGGCCGGATGTACGGGCATCTGAAAGTGGAGTTGGCGGACGTGGTGGTTGATCGCCTTGAGCCTGTGCGCACACGGACGCTGGAGCTGCTCGGTGATCCGGGTGAGCTTGACCGGCTGCTCTCGGTAGGTGCGGAAAAGGCGCGTGAAATCGCGTCGGTTACGCTGGCAGATGTGTTCTCCAAGGTAGGTTTTCTCCCTGCGCGCGGCCGCGGTCCGGCGGGTGCTTTCTAGAATCATGAGCCACCCCGTCAGCGATACCGAGCAGCGCCAACCGACCTATGTAGTGGGTCGGCGTGCTGTGGAGGGCAAGCTCGTGGGAGTGGTCATCGCCATCCCGGAGCCCATTGCCGGCGAACTTGAGCGCTGGCGTGCCTCCTTCGGCGACCCCATGGCTGCTCTCGTCCCACCGCACATCACGCTGATCACCACCACCCCGGCTGCCGACTGGCCGTCGACCATCGCCCACGTGCGTGAGGTCGCTTCCGCGCAAAGTTCCTTCACGGTTACCCTCAAAAGCACCGGCACCTTTCGTCCGCTCACCCCCGTGGTCTTTGTCAACGTCACTGAAGGTTTCGATTCCTGCGTTCACCTGCACCGGCGATTGCAGGCGGGGCCCCTCGCCCGCGACCTCGAATACCCCTTCCACCCGCACGTCACCGTGGCCCACGACGTCAGCGAAGCCAACATGGATTCGGCGGAGGTGCAGCTCGACGACTTCGAGGCATCCTTCACCGTACGTACCATGGGACTGTACGAGCACGATGTCACGGGTGTGTGGAAACTACGGGAAGAGCTCGCTTTTGGCCAGAACGCTACCGCCGGCGAAGAACCAGGCGCCTGATACACCGCTTCCCACGGAGCGGATGAAGCTCAAACTGAAAGTTCTGCAGGCCCGCCGCGACCTCGGCCGGACCCGACGGGAAAAGGGCGGGGGAGTGCCCGTGCTCCTGGCCACCTTCCAGTACCTGCTGGCCAGGCTGAACGCTTTCCGTCCCATGCGGGCCTTCCAGCTCTACACCAGCCGCCACGGCCCGTTGATGGCGGCCGGCATCGCGTACAACATGTTCTTCGCCATCGCCGCGCTGCTCGTCGCTGGATTTTCCATCACCGGGTTGATTGTCTCCGGCAACGAGGAGTTACAGGGTCTCATCGTGCAGGCTGTGGATTCCACAACGCCCGGTCTGATCGGCGAGGGCGGTCTAGCGAGGCCCAGGGAGCTATTCGCGCTCCAATCCGAGCTGAGCTTGGCCTTGGTCATCTCGACCGCCATCGCTTTATTCACGTCCCTCCGTTGGATCGGCGGAATGCGCGAGGGTATGCGCGGGATCTTTGACGTGCCGCCAATCGAAACCAATCCCATCCTGATGAAGCTGAAGGATCTCGGAATCCTGCTTGTCCTCGCTGTAGCGCTGGCCGTGACGACCGCGGTCGGCCTTACCGTGAACACGGTCATCGACCTGGTCCTGCAGTGGCTCGGCTTTGACAGCGCAGCCCGGCCCCTGACGCAGATCGCCGGTACCTTCGTCACCCTCCTGCTGGATACGCTCGTTGCAGTCATTCTGTTCCGCGCGGCTTCGTCGATTGAGATGCCGCGTGCGGTGCTGTTTCAGTCAGCCGTCATCGCCGGTGTGGGCAGCACCGTCCTGCGAACCTTCAGCACCCTGCTGTTGGGTGGCGTCGACCGAAACCCGTTGCTTGCGCCCTTCGCGGTCATCCTCGGCCTGTTCGTCTGGTTCTTCCTGCTAAGCCAGGTCTACCTGCTGGCAACGGCCTGGGGTGCCATCGGTGCGGCCGATGCCCGGTCAGCGCGCTCCCGGGCACGAGGCGGCCGCGCACGGTCCCTGCGGCAGCGCAGCAGGGCCGCTGCGGCCAAAACCCCGGAAATTTCGCGCACCTAACGCGGCTTCCAAGGCCGGAAAGTCGCCCGATCTGCGCAAAACTTCCGGATTGTGATCCGGGTGAAACGTCCGGGAACGACGACGGCGCGCGGCCACCTTTCGGTAGCCGCGCGCCGTTTCGCTCGTCGTCGAGGAGGTTCTAGACCTTGCGGGACAAAATGGCCTGCTTGACCTCGGCGATCGCCTGCGTTACCTGGATGCCGCGTGGGCACGCCTCGGTGCAGTTGAAGGTGGTGCGGCAGCGCCACACGCCTTCCTTGTCGTTGAGGATCTCCAGGCGCATGTCACCGGCGTCATCGCGTGAGTCGAAGATGAAGCGGTGCGCGTTGACGATCGCGGCCGGCCCGAAGTACTGGCCGTCAGTCCAGAAGACGGGACAGGATGAGGTGCACGCAGCGCACAGGATGCACTTGGTGGTGTCATCGAACCGCTCGCGCTCCTCTGCCGACTGCAGGCGCTCCTGGGTCGGCTCGTGGCCGCGGTTGATGAGGAACGGCATGATCTCGCGGTACGACTGGAAGAACGGCTCCATGTCGACAATGAGGTCCTTTTCAACCGGCAGGCCCTTGATCGGCTCGACCAGGATGGGCTTGGAGGTGTCGAGGTCCTTCAGCAGGGTCTTGCAGGCCAGCCGGTTCCGGCCGTTGATCCGCATGGCATCAGAGCCGCAGACGCCGTGCGCGCAGGAGCGGCGGAACGAGACGGTGCCGTCATGCTCCCACTTCACCTTATGCAGGGCGTCCAGCACACGGTCCGTGCCGTACATGGTGAGCTTCCACTCGTCCCAGTGCGCCTCATCGGAGACCTCGGGGTTGTAGCGCCGCACCTTCAGGGTGATGTCGAAGGTGGGAATCTCGCCGCCCCCGCCTACTCCGGGTGCCAGGTCGACCTTCGAGGCCGGTTCTTTTTCGACTGTTGGTGTGCTCATCAGTACTTACGCTCCATGGGCTGGTAACGGGTGAAGACTACCGGTTTGGTCTCAAGGCGCACCCCGCTGGTTTCAGCGGCGGAGGGATCCTTGTAGGCCATGGAATGGGTCATGAAGTTCTCATCATCACGCTCGGGGTAGTCCTCGCGGAAGTGGCCGCCGCGGGATTCCTGACGATGCAGGGCAGCTGCCGTCATGACCTTGGCCATGTCCAGCAGGAATCCGAGCTCAACGGCTTCCAGCAGGTCAAGGTTGAACCGCTTGCCCTTGTCCTGGACAGTGACGCGGGTGTAGCGCTCCTCGAGCTTGTCAATGACCTCGAGGGCTTCCTTGAGGGTCTGCTCGGTCCGGAACACCTGGACGTTGGCGTCCATGATGTCCTGCAGTTCCTGGCGGATCTGCGCAACACGCTCGCCGCCCTCTGAGCTCCGCATCGTGTCCAGCAGACGCTCGGTCTCGACCAGCGGGTTGTCCGGGATTTCGACGTACTCGGCGGTGACGGCGTACTCCGCCGCGGCGATACCGGCACGCTTGCCGAAGACGTTGATGTCCAGCAGCGAGTTGGTTCCCAGACGGTTGGAGCCGTGAACGGAAACGCAGGCAACCTCACCGGCAGCGTAAAGACCCGGGACAACGGTGTCATTGTCCTGCAGAACCTCAGCCCTGATGTTGGTGGGGATACCGCCCATTGCATAGTGCGCGGTGGGGAACACCGGCACCGGTTCGGTGTACGGTTCCACGCCCAGGTAGGTGCGGGCGAACTCCGTGATGTCCGGAAGCTTCGCGTCGATGTGCGCCGGTTCCAGGTGCGTCAGGTCCAGGAGGACGTAGTCCTTGTTGGGCCCGGCACCGCGGCCCTCCCGCACCTCGTTGGCCATGGAACGCGCCACGATGTCCCTGGGTGCGAGGTCCTTAATGGTCGGAGCGTACCGCTCCATGAAGCGCTCGCCCTCGGAGTTGCGAAGGATCGCGCCCTCACCGCGGGCTGCTTCAGAGAGCAGAATCCCGAGACCGGCCAGGCCGGTGGGATGGAACTGGAAGAACTCCATGTCTTCCAGGGGGATACCGCGGCGGAAGGCGATGCCCATGCCGTCGCCGGTCAGCGTGTGCGCGTTCGAGGTGGTCTTGTAGACCTTCCCGACGCCGCCGGTGGCGAACACAACGGACTTGGCCTGGAAGACGTGCAGCTCACCGGTGGCGAGGTCATAGGACACTACGCCGGCAACCCGCTTCCGGATGCGCGTTACGCCGTCTACGGTGAACTCCTCGTCCACCGTCAGCATGTCCAGCACGTAGTACTCATTGAAGAACTCGACATTGTGCTTTACGCAGTTTTGGTACAGCGTCTGCAAAATCATGTGACCGGTGCGGTCAGCGGCGTAACAGGAGCGCCGTACCGGGGCCTTGCCGTGGTCCCGGGTGTGGCCTCCGAAGCGGCGCTGGTCGATGCGGCCCTCCGGCGTGCGGTTGAACGGCAGGCCCATCTTCTCGAGGTCCAGCACCGCGTCGATCGCTTCCTTCGCCATCACCTCGGCGGCGTCCTGGTCCACCAGGTAGTCGCCGCCCTTCACGGTGTCGAAGGTGTGCCATTCCCAGTTGTCTTCCTCGACGTTGGCGAGTGCGGCGCACATGCCGCCCTGCGCCGCACCCGTGTGCGAACGGGTGGGGTAGAGCTTGGTCAGTACAGCCGTCCGTGCGCGCTGGCCGGATTCAATCGCGGCGCGCATGCCGGCGCCACCTGCGCCCACAATAACGACGTCGTACTTATGGACCTGCATACTGTGCTCTTTCTGTTGAAACTGGCGATGTACCTGGCCGATCTGGTGCGTGCGCGACCAGCCGCCTTAGGAAGTTAGGGCGCCGGGCAGTAGTCGGCGACGTGCGGTACTCCGTTGACCACGGGGCACGGATCGAAGGTGAAAATCACCAGGGTGCCGAGTACAACGATGACGACTGTGGAAACGTAGAGCACGTTCTTCAGCCAGAACCGGGTGGAGTCCTTTTCTGCGTAGTCATTGATGATGACGCGGACACCGTTGGTTCCGTGCAGCATGGCAAGCCAAAGCATGACGAGGTCCCAGACCTGCCACAGCGGGTCCGCCCACTTGCCCGCGACGAATCCGAAGTCAACGCCCTCGATGCCGTCACCGGCGATGAGGCTGGTCCAGAGGTGAACGAAGATGAGCACCACGAGAACCACGCCCGAGAGCCGCATGAACAGCCACGCGAACATTTCGAAGTTGCCCTTGGAACTGCCGCTGCGCCGATACTGCGGTGAGATGCGGCCGGCACGGGGGGATTCAACGATGGGAGCAGCCATGGCTTAGTGACCTCCGAAGACAACGGCGAGATGGCGGATGGAGAAGGCGATCATGGTGACCGCCCAGAGCCCGATGACGGCCCACAGCATCTGACGCTGGTACCTGGGGCCCTTCTTCCAGAAGTCCACGAGGACAACGCGGAGGCCGTTGAAGGCGTGGAAGACAATGGCGCCGACCAGTCCGAGCTCTCCGAGACCCATGATGGGGTTCTTGTAGGACTCGATCACGGCGTCATAGGCCTCGGGGGAAACCCGCACCAACGAGGTGTCGAGCACATGCACGAGTAGGAAGAAAAAGATCACGACGCCGGTAATACGATGCGCAACCCAGGACCACTGGCCTTCGCGGCCGCGGTAGAGGGTGCCTGCTGGTGTCTTCGACACTGAAAAACCTCCCTGTGTCGCAGGAGCGTTAGCGCGTCTTCAACGCTGGAATGTCGCCCCGCGAGAGCACTCTTTCCACAAGCCTAATCTAGGCCCGGCCGGTGGGGTGTTCAATTTAGGCCGCCCTACGTTGTGACCTTGTTAACACAGGGCCGGCGCGGGGCATTGTCGCCCGGCGTTCCCGCTGGGTTAATGTGGGAGCGATGAGTACTCAAGAGCCTAGCCCCCTGGACCGCTTCCACGGCGTGATCCCGGCAGGCGGAACCGGCACCCGGCTTTGGCCGCTGTCCCGTGCCGCCGCACCGAAGTTCCTGCATGACCTGACGGGCTCGGGCAGCACCCTGATCCGCGCAACGTACGAGCGGCTGCAGCCGCTCAGCGGCAAGCGGATCATGGTGGTCACGGGCAAGGCGCACCGCCGGGCTGTGCGCGCGCAACTGCCGGAGCTCAAGGACCCGGACCTCGTCCTGGAGAGCGAACCGAAGGATTCGGGTGCGGCGATCGGCCTGGCTGCGGCGATCCTCTATCACCGGGATCCGGACATCATCATGGGCTCCTTCGCAGCGGACGCGGTGATCGCGCCGGCGGAAGATTTCCAGGCGGCGGTCCGTGAAGCCGTTCACACTGCGGCCGAGGGCTACATCGTGACAATCGGCATTCTGCCCACCCATCCGTCCACGGGGTTCGGGTACATCCGGGCCGGCGAGCCGCTGGACATCGACGGCGCGCCCAGCGCCCATTCGGTGATCGAGTTCGTGGAGAAGCCTTCGGTAGCGGTTGCGCGCGAGTACATCGACAGCGGCAAGTACAGCTGGAACGCGGGCATGTTCGTCGCGCCGGTGGCGCTCATGCTCAAGCACCTCGAAGCGAATGAGCCCGTGCTCTACGCAGGCCTCATGGAAATCGCCGCGGCGTGGGACACCCGATCCCGCAACGAGGTTGCCGCCCGCGTCTGGCCCACCCTGCCGAAGATCGCGATCGACTACGCCGTTGCCGAACCTGCCGCCGCTGCCGGCGATGTAGCCATGATTCCCGGCAACTTCAGCTGGGATGACGTCGGCGATTTCGCCGCGATCGGCCGCCTCAACCCGGCTATGGAGAACAGCGAACTCACTGTGATGGGGGAGGGAGCCCGCGTCTTCTCTGAAAACGCCTCGGGCATCGTGGTGTCGGATACCAAGCGTGTGATCGCGCTGATCGGAATCGACGACGTCGTTATTGTGGACACTCCTGACGCACTTCTGGTGACCACCAAGGAACATGCCCAGGAAGTGAAGAAGGCAGTGGAGTCCCTGCGCGCCAGCGGCGATGTCGACGTCCTCTGATCGCGCGCTTCGGATGGTCGCGGCCAAGGAGCTGCGAGTCGCTCAATGACGTCAGGTTGAAGCTGCTGTCTGCAGGTTCGTTACGCTGGTGCAGTGCAGAAAACTTCCACTGAGGCTCCCGTCGTCCCACGCATCGGTGTGTGGGCCGCTCCGATGCTGGATGAGCTGACGAGGTTTCGGCGCGATCTCCACACCCATCCGGAACTGTCCCACAAGGAGCACCGCACCACGGACCGGCTTGCTGAGCGGCTGGAGGCGGCCGGGCTGAAGCCGCAACGGCTCGAGGACACCGGTTTGTTCGTGGACATCGGCGAAGGTGACATCAGGATCGGCCTGCGGGCAGACATCGACGCCCTGCCCATTCTCGAGGAGACGGGTCTGTCCTACGCCTCATCCTCGACGGGCATCGCCCACGCCTGCGGTCATGACATCCACACCACCGTGATGCTCGGGGTGGCGCTGGTGCTGGCGAAGATCGACGCGGAAACTCCGCTGGGCGGCCGGGTCCGGGTGATCTTCCAGCCCGCTGAAGAGACCATGCCTGGCGGAGCGCTGGATGTGATCGCTCAGGGAGTCCTCTCCGAGGTTCCCCGGATTCTCGCTCTGCACTGCGATCCGCGTATCGACGTCGGCCTGGTGGGAACGCGTATCGGCGCCA belongs to Arthrobacter tumbae and includes:
- a CDS encoding exodeoxyribonuclease III, which produces MSSAHSLISSKHPDVLRIATVNVNGIRAAYRRGMQEWLEDRDIDILCLQEVRAPDKVVRDLLGDSWHILHAEAAAKGRAGVAVASRLEPTETREHIGDEYFATAGRWVEADFQLNGSTLSVVSAYVHSGEADSPQQQDKYRFLDLMSERLGELRRTRDHALVVGDLNVGHTTRDIRNWKGNLKKAGFLPEERAYFDHFFSDAVGWVDVHRDLAGDMDGPYTWWSWRGKAFDNDAGWRIDYHLATPELATAATTAVVDRAHSWEARFSDHAPLVVDYKLLQPRD
- the trpS gene encoding tryptophan--tRNA ligase, producing the protein MTSTATRQRVLSGMQPSGSSLHLGNYLGALVQWVQMQDSYDAIYFIPDLHAITVPQDPAELAERTRLTAAQYIAGGVDVDKCTLFVQSHVPEHAQLAWVLNCITGFGEASRMTQFKDKSLKQGTDSTSVGLFTYPVLQAADILLYQPEGVPVGEDQRQHIELSRDLAQRFNTRFGETFVVPRPFIQKESAKIYDLQNPTAKMSKSASSAAGLINIMDEPKVTAKRIKSAVTDDGTEIRFDREEKPGVSNLLSIYSLMTGKSMEDVVGHFEGRMYGHLKVELADVVVDRLEPVRTRTLELLGDPGELDRLLSVGAEKAREIASVTLADVFSKVGFLPARGRGPAGAF
- a CDS encoding 2'-5' RNA ligase family protein; this translates as MSHPVSDTEQRQPTYVVGRRAVEGKLVGVVIAIPEPIAGELERWRASFGDPMAALVPPHITLITTTPAADWPSTIAHVREVASAQSSFTVTLKSTGTFRPLTPVVFVNVTEGFDSCVHLHRRLQAGPLARDLEYPFHPHVTVAHDVSEANMDSAEVQLDDFEASFTVRTMGLYEHDVTGVWKLREELAFGQNATAGEEPGA
- a CDS encoding YihY/virulence factor BrkB family protein yields the protein MKLKLKVLQARRDLGRTRREKGGGVPVLLATFQYLLARLNAFRPMRAFQLYTSRHGPLMAAGIAYNMFFAIAALLVAGFSITGLIVSGNEELQGLIVQAVDSTTPGLIGEGGLARPRELFALQSELSLALVISTAIALFTSLRWIGGMREGMRGIFDVPPIETNPILMKLKDLGILLVLAVALAVTTAVGLTVNTVIDLVLQWLGFDSAARPLTQIAGTFVTLLLDTLVAVILFRAASSIEMPRAVLFQSAVIAGVGSTVLRTFSTLLLGGVDRNPLLAPFAVILGLFVWFFLLSQVYLLATAWGAIGAADARSARSRARGGRARSLRQRSRAAAAKTPEISRT
- a CDS encoding succinate dehydrogenase iron-sulfur subunit, translating into MSTPTVEKEPASKVDLAPGVGGGGEIPTFDITLKVRRYNPEVSDEAHWDEWKLTMYGTDRVLDALHKVKWEHDGTVSFRRSCAHGVCGSDAMRINGRNRLACKTLLKDLDTSKPILVEPIKGLPVEKDLIVDMEPFFQSYREIMPFLINRGHEPTQERLQSAEERERFDDTTKCILCAACTSSCPVFWTDGQYFGPAAIVNAHRFIFDSRDDAGDMRLEILNDKEGVWRCRTTFNCTEACPRGIQVTQAIAEVKQAILSRKV
- the sdhA gene encoding succinate dehydrogenase flavoprotein subunit, with product MQVHKYDVVIVGAGGAGMRAAIESGQRARTAVLTKLYPTRSHTGAAQGGMCAALANVEEDNWEWHTFDTVKGGDYLVDQDAAEVMAKEAIDAVLDLEKMGLPFNRTPEGRIDQRRFGGHTRDHGKAPVRRSCYAADRTGHMILQTLYQNCVKHNVEFFNEYYVLDMLTVDEEFTVDGVTRIRKRVAGVVSYDLATGELHVFQAKSVVFATGGVGKVYKTTSNAHTLTGDGMGIAFRRGIPLEDMEFFQFHPTGLAGLGILLSEAARGEGAILRNSEGERFMERYAPTIKDLAPRDIVARSMANEVREGRGAGPNKDYVLLDLTHLEPAHIDAKLPDITEFARTYLGVEPYTEPVPVFPTAHYAMGGIPTNIRAEVLQDNDTVVPGLYAAGEVACVSVHGSNRLGTNSLLDINVFGKRAGIAAAEYAVTAEYVEIPDNPLVETERLLDTMRSSEGGERVAQIRQELQDIMDANVQVFRTEQTLKEALEVIDKLEERYTRVTVQDKGKRFNLDLLEAVELGFLLDMAKVMTAAALHRQESRGGHFREDYPERDDENFMTHSMAYKDPSAAETSGVRLETKPVVFTRYQPMERKY
- a CDS encoding succinate dehydrogenase hydrophobic membrane anchor subunit codes for the protein MAAPIVESPRAGRISPQYRRSGSSKGNFEMFAWLFMRLSGVVLVVLIFVHLWTSLIAGDGIEGVDFGFVAGKWADPLWQVWDLVMLWLAMLHGTNGVRVIINDYAEKDSTRFWLKNVLYVSTVVIVVLGTLVIFTFDPCPVVNGVPHVADYCPAP
- the sdhC gene encoding succinate dehydrogenase, cytochrome b556 subunit, which produces MSKTPAGTLYRGREGQWSWVAHRITGVVIFFFLLVHVLDTSLVRVSPEAYDAVIESYKNPIMGLGELGLVGAIVFHAFNGLRVVLVDFWKKGPRYQRQMLWAVIGLWAVTMIAFSIRHLAVVFGGH
- a CDS encoding mannose-1-phosphate guanylyltransferase encodes the protein MSTQEPSPLDRFHGVIPAGGTGTRLWPLSRAAAPKFLHDLTGSGSTLIRATYERLQPLSGKRIMVVTGKAHRRAVRAQLPELKDPDLVLESEPKDSGAAIGLAAAILYHRDPDIIMGSFAADAVIAPAEDFQAAVREAVHTAAEGYIVTIGILPTHPSTGFGYIRAGEPLDIDGAPSAHSVIEFVEKPSVAVAREYIDSGKYSWNAGMFVAPVALMLKHLEANEPVLYAGLMEIAAAWDTRSRNEVAARVWPTLPKIAIDYAVAEPAAAAGDVAMIPGNFSWDDVGDFAAIGRLNPAMENSELTVMGEGARVFSENASGIVVSDTKRVIALIGIDDVVIVDTPDALLVTTKEHAQEVKKAVESLRASGDVDVL